One window of the Crassaminicella thermophila genome contains the following:
- the aroF gene encoding 3-deoxy-7-phosphoheptulonate synthase has translation MNKQILTGKEIVVSVGNLKIGGNNPPIFIAGPCSVESREQILETALALKKIGVHILRGGVFKPRTSPYDFQGLEIEGLKYLKEAGNQAEIPIITELMDEKNLDIVLEYADIIQIGSRNMYNYSLLKTLGNIDKPILLKRGMSATVREWMMAAEYIAAYGNTNIILCERGIRTFETYTRNTLDLSVVPIMKNETGLPVIVDPSHGTGIRELIKPMSKAALACGADGLMIEVHPNPEKALSDGHQSLTIEQYKELFEEIN, from the coding sequence ATGAATAAACAAATATTAACAGGAAAAGAAATAGTAGTTTCTGTTGGAAATCTAAAAATAGGTGGAAACAATCCCCCTATATTTATTGCTGGACCATGTTCTGTAGAATCAAGAGAACAAATTTTAGAAACAGCCCTTGCATTAAAGAAAATAGGGGTTCATATTTTACGTGGAGGCGTATTCAAACCAAGAACGAGTCCTTATGATTTTCAAGGACTTGAAATAGAAGGTTTAAAATATTTAAAAGAAGCAGGAAATCAAGCAGAAATCCCTATCATCACAGAGCTTATGGATGAAAAAAATTTGGATATAGTCCTTGAATATGCTGATATTATCCAAATCGGTTCTAGAAACATGTACAATTATTCTCTCCTAAAAACTTTAGGAAATATAGACAAGCCTATTCTCTTAAAAAGAGGTATGAGTGCTACTGTAAGAGAATGGATGATGGCAGCAGAATATATTGCAGCCTATGGAAATACCAATATAATACTCTGTGAAAGAGGTATACGAACCTTTGAAACCTATACGAGAAATACCTTAGATTTAAGTGTAGTTCCAATAATGAAAAATGAAACAGGCCTTCCTGTCATAGTAGATCCAAGCCATGGAACAGGCATTCGAGAGCTGATAAAGCCAATGTCTAAAGCAGCCCTAGCCTGTGGTGCTGATGGCCTTATGATCGAAGTCCATCCAAATCCAGAAAAAGCTTTGAGTGATGGACATCAATCTTTAACGATAGAACAATATAAAGAACTTTTTGAAGAAATAAACTAG
- a CDS encoding aminotransferase class IV: MCISFNGTLIKSKETCISPESEAFLYGYGIFETLKIHCGKIFFIDEHLERLKKGCKELNIKLDYDLKKIQKYCYNLINSNSMVFGALKILYAKNKDQYNLLLFTRENIYTEEKYKKGFHICFADTKKNPYSKLTYIKSNNYLENILEKQKAKENGYDEAIFLNVLNKISEGTYTNIFFIKNNILYTPATECGILPGIMRNKIIDLIYKLNLNLKIGTFNKADLFNADEIFLTNSLMDIMPVSQLENKVFDLSKNYVTKLLQKSFYNLYYHQ, from the coding sequence ATGTGTATTTCATTTAATGGAACGTTAATAAAATCAAAAGAAACTTGTATTTCCCCAGAAAGTGAAGCATTTTTATATGGATATGGAATATTTGAAACCTTAAAAATTCATTGTGGTAAAATTTTTTTTATAGATGAACATTTAGAAAGATTGAAAAAAGGTTGCAAAGAACTAAACATTAAGCTAGACTATGATTTAAAGAAAATACAAAAATATTGCTATAACTTAATAAATTCCAATAGTATGGTATTTGGTGCATTGAAAATTCTTTATGCAAAAAACAAAGATCAATATAATTTATTACTCTTTACTAGAGAAAATATATATACAGAAGAAAAATATAAAAAAGGCTTTCATATATGCTTTGCAGATACAAAAAAAAATCCTTATTCAAAGTTAACTTATATAAAATCAAACAATTATCTAGAAAATATACTTGAAAAGCAAAAAGCCAAAGAAAATGGATATGATGAAGCAATTTTTCTAAATGTATTAAATAAAATCAGTGAAGGCACCTATACCAATATATTCTTTATAAAAAACAATATACTATATACACCTGCTACTGAGTGTGGTATTTTGCCAGGAATTATGAGAAATAAGATCATTGATCTAATATATAAGCTGAATTTAAACCTAAAGATTGGTACATTTAATAAGGCAGATCTTTTTAATGCAGATGAAATCTTTTTAACAAATTCTTTAATGGATATTATGCCTGTATCACAACTTGAGAATAAAGTATTTGATTTAAGTAAAAACTATGTGACAAAATTATTGCAAAAAAGTTTTTATAATTTATACTATCATCAATAA
- the cas2 gene encoding CRISPR-associated endonuclease Cas2, whose product MFVIVTYDIVEPRVINKVRKILKKYLIWTQNSVFEGKITQGKLHQCLSEIGKVVDKSEDSIYVYRVGNHRNVTKDVIGQEKSFDELFL is encoded by the coding sequence ATGTTTGTTATTGTAACTTATGATATAGTAGAACCAAGGGTAATTAATAAAGTAAGAAAGATTCTTAAAAAATATCTTATATGGACACAAAATTCTGTTTTTGAAGGAAAGATTACACAAGGAAAATTGCATCAATGTCTTTCAGAAATAGGAAAAGTAGTTGACAAAAGTGAAGATTCCATATATGTATATAGAGTAGGAAATCACAGAAATGTGACTAAAGATGTTATTGGGCAAGAAAAAAGTTTTGACGAGTTATTTTTGTAA
- the folP gene encoding dihydropteroate synthase, with product MKNTKYDFSRKVTIKCGEYTLNLGSKTYIMGILNVTPDSFSDGGKFIHLDKAILHAKEMAAQGADIIDIGGESTRPGHQEISVEEEIKRVLPVVERLVKELNVPISVDTSKAAVAEAVLNAGAHMINDVWGLQKDMNMAKVVAKYNVPVCIMHNQNTTEYKKDIIQSIKEFLKKSIEIALSSGIKKENIILDPGIGFGKTPEQNIHVMSRLDEFNDMGFPILLGTSRKSMIGKILDLPPNERIEGTIATSVIGIMQGMDILRVHDITENLRAIMVADAIVRGTKPWIK from the coding sequence ATGAAAAATACAAAATATGATTTTTCACGAAAAGTAACCATAAAATGCGGTGAATATACATTAAACCTAGGAAGTAAAACTTATATCATGGGAATTTTAAATGTAACACCTGATTCATTTTCAGACGGAGGAAAATTTATCCATTTAGATAAAGCGATTCTTCATGCAAAGGAAATGGCTGCACAAGGAGCAGATATCATAGACATAGGTGGAGAATCTACAAGACCAGGACATCAAGAAATTTCTGTTGAAGAAGAAATAAAAAGAGTATTACCAGTAGTAGAAAGACTCGTAAAAGAATTAAATGTTCCAATCTCTGTAGACACATCAAAGGCAGCAGTTGCTGAAGCAGTCTTAAATGCAGGTGCTCATATGATCAATGACGTGTGGGGACTTCAGAAAGATATGAATATGGCAAAGGTTGTTGCAAAATATAATGTTCCTGTTTGTATTATGCACAATCAAAATACAACAGAATATAAAAAAGATATTATTCAAAGCATAAAAGAATTCCTAAAAAAATCTATTGAAATTGCATTATCTAGTGGTATTAAGAAAGAAAACATCATACTAGACCCAGGTATTGGCTTTGGAAAAACACCAGAACAAAACATCCATGTTATGTCAAGACTTGATGAATTCAATGATATGGGCTTTCCTATTCTTTTAGGTACATCAAGAAAATCTATGATCGGAAAAATCCTTGATTTGCCTCCAAATGAAAGGATTGAAGGAACCATTGCTACATCTGTAATCGGCATTATGCAGGGCATGGATATTTTAAGAGTTCATGACATCACAGAAAACCTAAGAGCTATTATGGTAGCAGATGCCATCGTAAGAGGAACAAAACCATGGATAAAATAA
- the folK gene encoding 2-amino-4-hydroxy-6-hydroxymethyldihydropteridine diphosphokinase yields the protein MSRAYLGIGGNMGNKKENIQNTIKLLKNHPQIHVSAISSYYETAPVGYTDQDWFLNIVVEINTSLDPYALLAYCNDIEQKLKRERLIRWGPRTIDVDILLYEGFTSDDEKLTVPHPRMCERAFVMVPLYEIAKDLVINNKKIEDIIKNLKGEEVRKIKNE from the coding sequence ATGAGTAGAGCATATCTTGGTATAGGCGGCAATATGGGAAATAAAAAAGAAAATATTCAAAATACAATTAAACTCCTAAAAAATCATCCTCAAATCCATGTGTCCGCTATATCCTCCTACTATGAAACAGCTCCTGTAGGATATACAGATCAAGATTGGTTTTTAAACATTGTAGTTGAGATTAATACATCTCTAGATCCTTATGCATTGTTAGCATATTGTAATGATATTGAGCAAAAACTAAAAAGAGAAAGACTAATCCGATGGGGTCCAAGAACTATAGATGTAGATATACTTTTATATGAAGGTTTTACTTCTGATGATGAAAAATTAACTGTGCCTCATCCTAGAATGTGTGAACGAGCATTTGTTATGGTCCCCCTTTATGAAATTGCAAAAGATCTTGTGATCAATAATAAAAAAATTGAAGATATTATCAAAAATCTTAAAGGAGAAGAAGTTAGGAAGATTAAAAATGAATAA
- the pabB gene encoding aminodeoxychorismate synthase component I, producing MLIKKINTSLNSFELYTLFKNEPYSFFLDSGMDPNKLGKYSFIGSNPFLIFKSKNNKIDICENGKTTVLNGDPLEKLREILSSYKMDYKTDLPFIGGAVGYLGYDLCHHIEKLPRHAVDDVNIPDCYIGLYDGIIIIDHQKEEVFASALGIKSPEEETIQKIINTIKAGEEKGVNIKIPKNNKPINLKSNFKKEDYIKAINKIKSYIKAGDIYQANMTQRFECDLQITPFELYAKLREINPAPFASYIDFGEGQIVSSSPERFIQIKNRIIETRPIKGTRPRGKTPTEDIKNREELLSSEKDKAELLMIVDLERNDLGKVSKTGTVEVTELFHLEEYATVYHLVSTIIGKMKDDCDVIDCIKATFPGGSITGAPKIRSMEIIDELEPTQRNIYTGSIGYIGFNGDTDLNIVIRTILCKNQKAYFQVGGGIVWDSDAELEYEETLHKAKALIKALES from the coding sequence ATGTTGATTAAAAAGATAAATACATCTCTAAATAGCTTTGAGTTATATACACTTTTTAAAAATGAACCTTATAGCTTCTTTTTAGACAGCGGCATGGACCCGAATAAACTTGGAAAATATTCCTTTATAGGATCTAATCCTTTTTTAATATTCAAAAGCAAAAATAATAAAATAGATATTTGTGAAAATGGTAAAACCACAGTTCTTAATGGAGATCCCTTAGAAAAATTAAGGGAAATATTATCTTCCTACAAGATGGATTATAAAACAGACCTTCCTTTCATCGGTGGTGCTGTTGGATACTTAGGCTATGATTTATGCCATCATATAGAAAAATTACCTAGACATGCAGTAGATGATGTAAATATACCTGATTGTTATATCGGCCTCTATGACGGTATCATAATCATTGATCACCAAAAAGAAGAAGTATTTGCTTCCGCCTTAGGCATAAAATCTCCAGAAGAAGAAACTATCCAAAAAATAATAAATACTATTAAAGCTGGAGAAGAAAAAGGTGTAAATATTAAAATTCCAAAAAACAATAAACCTATAAACTTAAAATCAAATTTTAAAAAAGAAGATTATATAAAAGCAATCAATAAAATAAAAAGCTATATAAAAGCAGGAGATATCTATCAAGCAAATATGACTCAACGATTTGAGTGCGATCTTCAGATTACACCATTTGAGCTTTATGCAAAGCTTAGGGAAATAAATCCTGCACCCTTTGCAAGCTATATTGATTTTGGAGAAGGACAAATTGTAAGCAGTTCTCCAGAAAGATTTATTCAAATAAAAAATAGAATAATTGAAACAAGACCTATTAAAGGAACTCGCCCTAGAGGAAAAACACCTACAGAGGATATAAAAAATAGAGAAGAACTACTTTCAAGTGAAAAGGATAAAGCAGAGCTTTTAATGATTGTAGACTTAGAAAGAAACGATCTAGGCAAGGTTTCAAAAACTGGTACAGTAGAAGTTACAGAACTATTCCATTTAGAAGAATATGCAACCGTATACCATCTGGTTTCTACAATTATAGGAAAAATGAAGGATGATTGCGATGTAATAGACTGCATCAAAGCAACCTTCCCAGGCGGATCAATCACTGGAGCTCCTAAAATACGATCTATGGAAATAATTGATGAACTAGAACCAACCCAAAGAAACATCTATACTGGTTCTATCGGCTATATAGGCTTTAATGGAGATACAGATTTAAACATTGTCATTCGCACCATTTTGTGTAAAAATCAAAAAGCCTACTTCCAAGTAGGTGGGGGTATTGTTTGGGACTCAGATGCAGAGCTAGAATATGAAGAAACCCTTCACAAAGCAAAAGCACTCATAAAAGCATTAGAAAGCTAA
- a CDS encoding DUF2284 domain-containing protein, translating to MDKIKVLKNYINTKNIDFMQEISPKELLVSQKVRDACIKNKCGQYNNNFMCPPYVGEIEDFLKKLEGYTKGFLIFVKDKIDDPSDLNQFYKSATILHEIMLDIEKKGKELGFHKAFALIGGNCRLCDVCNAKLGKDNCINPKMARPSLEAVGIDVIHTCSQKGITIEFRKDEVIWVGLLLV from the coding sequence ATGGATAAAATAAAAGTTTTAAAAAATTATATAAACACAAAAAATATTGATTTTATGCAGGAAATATCCCCTAAAGAATTGCTTGTATCACAAAAGGTAAGAGATGCTTGTATCAAAAATAAATGTGGTCAGTATAATAATAATTTTATGTGTCCACCTTATGTAGGGGAGATAGAAGATTTTTTAAAAAAATTGGAGGGATATACAAAAGGTTTTCTTATATTTGTAAAGGACAAGATAGATGACCCATCAGATTTAAACCAGTTTTATAAATCTGCTACAATCCTTCATGAGATTATGTTAGATATTGAAAAGAAAGGAAAAGAACTAGGATTTCATAAAGCATTTGCCTTGATAGGAGGGAATTGTAGACTATGTGATGTATGTAATGCTAAATTAGGAAAAGATAACTGCATAAATCCAAAAATGGCAAGACCTTCTTTAGAAGCAGTTGGTATTGATGTGATTCATACTTGTAGTCAAAAGGGGATTACTATAGAATTTAGAAAAGACGAAGTTATTTGGGTTGGACTTTTGTTAGTATAA
- a CDS encoding HD domain-containing protein → MERVNKILHNPKYIDYLNRNAQAEKNRIFCHHDLRHAIDVARVSYILALEENLSIKKEVIYAAALLHDIGRWKEYLQGIDHASASADLASEILKESGYIKEEKDLIYSAIRNHRKYNKQNPPLDKILYKSDKISRPCSECLVINQCKRFLNGGNPKIDY, encoded by the coding sequence ATGGAAAGAGTAAATAAAATACTTCATAATCCCAAGTATATTGATTACTTAAACCGAAATGCACAAGCAGAAAAAAATCGTATATTCTGCCACCATGATCTTCGTCATGCAATTGATGTTGCTAGAGTTTCATATATACTAGCATTAGAAGAAAATCTTTCTATAAAAAAAGAAGTCATTTATGCAGCTGCCCTTCTTCATGATATAGGCAGGTGGAAAGAATATCTTCAAGGAATAGATCATGCTAGTGCAAGTGCAGACCTTGCATCTGAAATACTAAAAGAAAGTGGGTATATTAAAGAAGAAAAAGATCTTATATATAGTGCCATAAGAAATCACCGCAAATATAACAAGCAAAATCCTCCTTTAGACAAAATACTTTATAAAAGCGATAAGATTTCTCGTCCTTGTAGTGAGTGTCTTGTAATAAATCAATGTAAACGCTTTTTAAATGGAGGTAATCCTAAGATTGATTATTAA
- the folB gene encoding dihydroneopterin aldolase, which yields MDKIIMKNLSFYGYHGAMPEENIIGQKFFVDIDLYLDLKKAGNTDCVAHTVHYGEAYEVVKNIVENKKFNLIEALAENIAKEILEQFSLVKEIHITIRKPEAPVKGIFDYFGVEIRRKQNE from the coding sequence ATGGATAAAATAATAATGAAAAACTTAAGCTTCTATGGTTATCATGGAGCCATGCCCGAAGAAAATATAATTGGTCAAAAATTCTTTGTTGATATAGATCTGTATTTAGATCTAAAAAAAGCAGGAAATACTGATTGCGTTGCCCACACAGTTCACTATGGAGAAGCCTATGAAGTTGTAAAAAATATTGTAGAAAACAAAAAATTCAATCTCATAGAAGCTTTAGCTGAAAACATTGCAAAGGAAATTTTGGAACAATTTTCATTAGTAAAAGAAATCCATATCACCATCCGAAAACCTGAAGCCCCTGTGAAGGGCATATTTGATTATTTTGGTGTAGAGATAAGGAGAAAGCAAAATGAGTAG
- a CDS encoding anthranilate synthase component II, producing the protein MILMIDNYDSFTYNLVQYLECLSEDVLVYRNDCITLEKIEKLNPYMIVLSPGPCTPNEAGICKDVVTTFKGKIPILGICLGHQTIGQVFGGNIIKAKEPVHGKVHPIKHENKGVFKDLPNPLKVTRYHSLVVEKESLPDCFEITAKTFQGEIMGIKHKEYLIEGVQFHPEAILTEKGMEILENFLIEAKKWTSRCKNVD; encoded by the coding sequence TTGATTTTAATGATCGATAATTATGACTCCTTTACTTACAATCTAGTACAATATCTAGAATGTTTAAGTGAAGATGTATTGGTATATAGAAATGACTGCATAACTTTAGAAAAAATAGAAAAGTTAAATCCTTATATGATTGTTTTATCTCCTGGGCCTTGTACTCCTAATGAAGCAGGGATCTGCAAAGATGTAGTAACCACTTTTAAAGGAAAAATTCCTATTCTTGGAATATGCCTTGGACATCAGACCATTGGACAAGTATTTGGCGGAAACATAATAAAAGCAAAAGAACCAGTTCATGGAAAAGTACATCCTATAAAACATGAAAATAAAGGAGTTTTTAAAGATCTTCCAAATCCTTTAAAAGTAACAAGGTATCACTCTCTTGTCGTAGAAAAAGAATCTTTACCTGATTGTTTTGAAATAACAGCAAAAACTTTTCAAGGAGAAATCATGGGCATTAAGCATAAAGAATACCTAATAGAAGGGGTTCAATTCCATCCAGAAGCAATATTAACAGAAAAAGGAATGGAAATTTTAGAAAACTTCTTAATTGAAGCAAAAAAATGGACAAGTAGGTGTAAAAATGTTGATTAA
- a CDS encoding aspartyl-phosphate phosphatase Spo0E family protein, protein MDNIHEINLKIQRLRKKLHKLIDEKNDNLNPEIIKISQMLDILLNEYYKIQKEKK, encoded by the coding sequence ATGGATAACATACATGAAATAAACCTAAAAATACAAAGATTAAGAAAAAAACTTCACAAATTGATTGATGAAAAAAATGATAATTTAAATCCTGAGATAATAAAAATCAGCCAAATGCTTGATATTCTTCTCAATGAATACTATAAAATACAAAAAGAAAAAAAATAA
- the folE gene encoding GTP cyclohydrolase I FolE: MDKARIEKAIREILEAIGEDPNREGLKDTPKRIAKMYEEIFSGLNEDPKKHLEIFFQEEKHEELVLVKDIPFYSMCEHHFVPFFGKAHVGYLPKNGRLTGLSKLARVVETVAKRPQLQERLTSSIAEALVEKLDPYGVIVVVEAEHMCMTMRGVKKPGSKTITSAVRGLFERDAKARSEAMALIKF; this comes from the coding sequence ATGGACAAAGCAAGAATAGAAAAAGCCATAAGAGAAATATTAGAAGCCATTGGTGAAGATCCAAACCGTGAAGGCTTAAAAGATACTCCTAAAAGAATTGCAAAAATGTATGAAGAAATTTTTTCAGGACTCAATGAAGATCCAAAAAAACACTTAGAAATATTTTTCCAAGAAGAAAAACACGAAGAATTAGTTTTAGTTAAAGACATTCCTTTTTACTCAATGTGCGAACACCATTTTGTTCCATTCTTTGGAAAAGCTCATGTAGGGTATCTTCCTAAAAATGGAAGACTTACAGGGCTAAGCAAACTAGCAAGAGTAGTAGAAACTGTTGCCAAAAGACCTCAGCTTCAAGAAAGACTTACTTCATCTATTGCAGAAGCATTAGTTGAAAAACTTGATCCTTATGGTGTCATAGTCGTAGTAGAAGCAGAACATATGTGCATGACGATGAGAGGTGTAAAAAAACCAGGTTCAAAGACTATCACCTCTGCTGTACGAGGATTATTTGAAAGAGATGCAAAAGCAAGATCAGAAGCAATGGCACTCATTAAATTCTAG